In Mycolicibacter virginiensis, the DNA window GGATGTTGGCCGCCGAGCACGTGCTGCTGATCGGTACCGACGGCACCAACCTGGACAAGATCCTGGAGTACGCCTACAACGACGGCAGCGGCTTCAAAACCGCGATGGACCAAGGCATTACCGGAACTGCGAGCCTGGTTAACCACACCACCTTCTCCGGCCCATCATGGTCGACGATTTTGACCGGGGTGTGGGACGACAAGCACGGTGTGACCAACAACCTGTTCAGCCCCGAGCCGTATAACCAGTGGCCGACGGTGTTCAACCTTCTCGAGTACTACAAGCCCGAGATCAACACCACGGTGATCGCCGACTGGGACTACATCAACGACATCGCTGCCGCCGGCGGCTACCCGGTCGACAACAACGTCTTCGTGCCCTTCGAGACCAACTGGGCCGATGCCGACGCGCTGGTCACCTCGCAGACCATCGCCCAGATCCTGGCGACCGCGGACAACCCCGACGACATCTCCAACTTCCTGTTCTCCTACCAAGTGCAGGTCGACGAGGCCGGGCATGCATTCGGTGGCGGGTCGGCCGAATACGCCCAAGCGGTCGTGAACGTGGGCGCCAACATCCAGCAGATCCTGGCCGCGGTCGCGCAGGTCAAGGCGATCACCGGTGACGACTGGTCGATCATCATCACCACCGACCACGGCCACCAGCAGTCGCACGACATCTTGGGTCACGGCTTCCAATCGCCCAACGAGACATCATCTTTCGTCATCTTCGACCAGGCTGGTGATCACGCCACCGACGGCAGCCAGAACCTGAACTACTCCACCGTCGACATCACGCCCACGATCCTGTCGCTGTTCGGAGTCCCGATGCGGTCGGACTTCGACGGCGTCTCGATGGCGAACGACCCCTCCATCCTGAACAGCATCGTCACGCCCGCGGACCTCAAGCAGGCGCTCCTCGCCGCGCTCGCGAATTACGGCTACCCCAATATCGGTAACGACATCGAACTGGCCATCCGCACGGTTGTCACCTCCATCCCGTACGGGCTCAATCTGGTCGTCACCGAGATCGACAAGCTCCTGCAATCGATCGTCGATCAGGACATCTTCCTGATCAGTGGACTGGCCCAATTCGCCCAGCAGATCAACGATTTCGTTGGCGGTCTGGTGGTCGACACGAGCGTTGCACTGGCCCGGGGCGTTGCGTTCCTGACCGGATCGGGCGTGATCGAGCCGACTGACCCGCCGCTGCCGCTGCCTGGTGCCTCGGAGTTCTCTGACCCGTGGGGGCTGCTCGCCGCAGGCGTCAACCTGTTCGCGCCCGACCAGTCGGTCGGGGATCTCGAACTGCCCTGGCTGCTCGACGCCTGATAGGTCCAGGGGACTGGCAGCGAATTGCCGTCTGTGCGGACGGAGAATCCCCTATCGAAGCGTGTCGGGGCAGATCTCATGCTGGGCGGCATCCAGCACGCCCGCAACATCCATGGCGCCGAACGGCATACGTCGAACATCATCCGGCGAAGCCCCGCCGCGAAGCATCTGACACATCTGCGTGGCGTTCGCGAACAGTCCACCGGGGAACTCGAACCGCATCGTGCCGTGGTCCTCGAGGTACTTGTAGAAGCTGTCGTAGTCCGCATGGACTGGGGGCGCCACGGCCATCAAGGTGGCGACAAACGCTGTACCCACTCCGGTCAACATCCGCACAGCAAACACTCTGACATCCTCCAGGGTTCGTAGTTGGGACATACGGTGGCACATCACGAACGACACCGCTCGGCATGCGATCTGTGCACAAGGCTCGATGAGATCTGGCCCGGCGGCCGAGGAGGGTGGGAACTCACGCGGGATTCTGCGGCATACTGCAGAAACGAGTCAGGCCCCCTCGAAAGGGGGCCCGACCTGTTGGGGTGGCTGACGGGACTCGAACCCGCGACACCCAGGATCACAACCTGGTGCTCTACCAACTGAACTACAGCCACCATTGCTGCCCGACTAGCAAGCAGCGTCGTCGATACTAACCGCTAGGGCGCTCAGCCACCGAATCGATATCGTCGGGCGCGTCCACCGGCGGACCCAGCTCCCCGGCCACCGCGGCAATGTCGCTGGTAGAAGGCCCGGGCGGGGCGACGAACGCGGTGCGGCGGTAGTACTTCAATTCCCGGATGGACTCGTGGATATCGGCCAGTGCGCGGTGCGCCAGGCCCTTCTCCGGCTGGCCGAAGTAGATCCGGGGGTACCACCGACGACACAACTCCTTGATCGAGCTGACGTCGATCATCCGGTAGTGCAGGTAGTCGTTGAGGGCGACCATGTCGCGGGCCAGGAAACCCCGATCGGTGCCGATCGAGTTGCCCGCCAGCGGCGCCGTCCTGGCCTGCTTGACGTGGGTGCGGATGTAGTCCAGCACCATCGCCTCGGCGGTGGCCAGGTCGACGGTCGACGCTCTGACCTCGTCAATCAGGCCCGACCGGGTGTGCATGTCGGTCACCACAGGGCTCATCGCGTCCAGGTCCGCGTCGTCGGCGTGGATCACCACGTCGATACCGTCGCCCAGGATGTTCAGCTCGCCGTCGGTGACCAGGGCAGCGATCTCGATGAGCTTGTCCGAGCCCAGATCCAGGCCGGTCATCTCACAGTCGATCCAGACGAGTTCGTCTCGTGCAGCACTCACAGTGAGCCAACGTTAGCCGTTCACCGCAGCCATAGGCGCACAGCGGTACAGACCGGCCAAGTAATGTCGTGACCTGTGAGTCCCGAGTCGGCGGCGAACGCCGCGCAGCAGATCGCGGCGGGCTATGTCGCAGACGGCCAGGCCCTGGAGCTGGGCACGGTCGTCATCGACGACACCGCAGACGCCTCCGCCCAGGTCCGCATCCCGCTGGCCACGATCAACCGCCACGGATTGGTGGCCGGCGCCACCGGCACCGGCAAGACCAAGACCTTGCAGGTGATCGCCGAGCAGCTGTCCGCCGCCGGTGTCCCGGTGCTGATGGCCGACGTCAAGGGCGACCTGTCCGGGCTGTCGCGGGCAGGGGAGGCCGGGGACAAGATCACCCAGCGCGCCACCGAGACCGGCGACGACTGGACGCCGACGGCGTTCCCGGCGGAGTTCCTGTCGCTGGGCACCGGCGGTCTCGGAATCCCGGTGCGCGCCACCATTTCCAGCTTCGGACCCATCCTGTTGTCGAAGGTCTTGGGGCTCAACAGCACCCAGGAGTCGACCCTCGGGCTGATCTTCCACTGGGCAGACCAGAACGGTTATCTGCTGCTGGACCTGAAGGATTTGCGTTCGGTCATCACGTTTTTGACCAGCGACGCCGGAAAACCCCAGCTCAAGAACATCGGCGGAGTATCGGCTCAGACCGCGGGGGTGATCCTGCGTGCCCTGGTCAATCTGGAGGCCGAAGGCGGCGACACCTTCTTCGGTGAGCCGGAGCTCAAACCGGAGGACTTGCTGCGCACCGACAGCCAGGGCCGCGGCATCATCTCGCTGCTGGAACTGGGTGATCAAGCCGCCCGCCCGGTGTTGTTCTCCACCTTCTTGATGTGGGTGCTCGCCGACCTGTTCACGCTGCTTCCTGAGGTCGGCGACGTCGACAAGCCCAAGCTGGTGTTCTTCTTCGACGAGGCGCACCTGCTGTTCACCGACGCCTCGAAGGCGTTCTTGCAGCAGGTCGAACAGACCGTGAAGCTGATCCGCTCCAAGGGCGTCGGAGTGTTCTTCTGCACTCAGTTGCCCACCGATGTGCCCAACAGCGTGCTGTCGCAGCTGGGCGCCCGGATCCAGCACGCGTTGCGGGCGTTCACCCCCGATGATCAGGCGGCGCTGAGCAAAACGGTGCGCACCTACCCGAAAACGAAGGTGTATGACCTGGAGTCGGCGCTGACGTCGCTGGGGATCGGCGAGGCGATCGTCACCGTCCTGTCGGAGAAGGGTGCCCCGACCCCGGTCGCCTGGACGCGACTGCGGGCGCCGCGATCACTGATGGCCTCCGTCGGCGATGCGGCGATCACCGCCGCGGCCACCGCGAGCCCGCTGCACGCCGTCTACAGCGAGACGGTGGATCGGGAGTCGGCCTATGAGATCTTGTCCGGCAAGCTCGCGGCGGGGGAGGGCAGTGCGCCGCCCTCCGACGCCCAGGGGTACGACGGTGTGCCGCCGCCACCGAAAGTGCACTGGTGGACGCGGTTCGGTCGCTGGCTCGCCCACTTCCTCTCCACCCGGGAGGGAAAGCAGGTGACACGCGCTGTCACCACCGTGGTGGTCGGTCAGATCACCCGCGGCGCAATGGGTACCGGCCGCCGTCGGCGGTGAGGGCTGCCCGGCGCATCATCGGCGTTGGATAGCAGCAGTTGCCCGGCTTTGAGCGACAACGACGGGTACGCCGACGAAGTCCGTTGCCCGGTGTCGCTCAGAGGTGGGCAAATATCTGTATGGGTCCGGCTGAGCACCGTGCTAGCCCGAATGTTCAGTCCGGGCTGACAACCACCAGGCGTTAACCCCCGCCGAGCTTTTTGTAGACCGCCCCCACAATGGGCGTGACGATGGCGCGCGGCGCGTAACCGCTCGCCATCGACATGGCCTTGGAGGTGATCCCGGGTACGACGCGCATCTTGTTGCGCGCCAACGCATCCAGCGACAGTTTCGCGGTGTGTTGGGTGGAGATCCACAAGAAATCCGGGATCAGCCGGTCAACCAACGAGGCCTCGGTGGCATCAGGCATCTCGGCGCGTACCGGTCCGGGCGCCAGCAACGTGACGTGCACCCCGGACTTCAGCAGCTCGCCGCGCAGCGACTCGCTGAACGTGTTGGCGAAAGCCTTGGTCGCGGCGTAGGTGGCGTTGTTGGGGATCGGTGAGTTGCCGGCCGCCGAACCGGAGATCAAGATGCCGCCGGCGCGGCGTGCGAGCATGCCGGGCAGCACCGCCAACACCAGGTCGTGCACCGCCACCGCGTTCAGCTGCACCTGGGCCTTCTCCGCTGCCGGGTCCAGGCCGGAGATCGGTCCGAATGTCGCGGTGCCGGCGTTGGCGCACAGCACCGAGATCTCCCGCTCGGCCAACTCGGCGCAGAACGCGTCCCGTGCCGGCGGGTCGGCGAGGTCGACCGCGCGTACCTCGACCGCGACCTGGTACTTGTCACGCAGCCGCGCCGCCACGTCGTTGAGCACGTCTTCGCGGCGTGCGGTGATGATCAGGGCGTGGCCGCGGGCGGCCAGCTCGGTGGCCAGCGCCTCACCGATTCCCTGGGACGCTCCGGTGACGACAGCGCGGGCATCTGGGCTGGGAGCAGGAATTGGCATGGGGCAATCGTAGAGTGCGAGTCATGGGAGAGCCGGGGGCGGACAAGCCGGGGCGATCCCGGATCGTGGCGTGGGCCCTGTGGGACACCGGTGCGGCCGGCATTTCCGCCATCGTCGTGACGTTCGTCTACTCGGTGTATCTGACCAGCAGTGTCGGTCGAGAGCTGCCTGGAGAGGTGTCCCCGGCCAGCTGGCTGGGCCGCACCCTGGCCATCTCCGGGCTGACCGTGGCCGCGGTCGCGCCGGTGATCGGGGTCTGGGTGGCCGCCCCGCACCGCCGTCGCGTGACGCTGGCGGTGCTGACCGGTACCGCGGCTGTGTTGACCGCCTCGATGAGCCTGATCCGTGACGAGCCCGCCTACCTGGCTCCGGGACTGTTGCTGTTGGCGCTGACCGCCGCGTGCGGCGACCTGGCCAGCGTGCCCTACAACGCCATGCTGCGGCAGCTGTCGACCCCGCAGAACTCCGGCCGGATCTCCGGATTCGGCTGGGCGGCGGGCTATGCCGGCAGCGTGGTGTTGCTGCTGCTGGTCTACGTGGGCTGCATCGCCGGCAGCGGCCCCACCCGCGGTCTGCTGCGCTTGTCCACCGAAGGCGGACACAACATTCGGGTGGCGATGCTGCTGGCCGCGGCCTGGCTGACGGTGTTCGCGTTGCCGTTACTGCTCACCGCGCACCGCTTGGCCGGCGAGAGCGAGGCGCCTGCCCCGCGGCTGGGCTTCTTCGGCGGCTACCGCCAGTTGTGGCGCGACATCACCGCGGAATGGCACCGCGACCGCAACCTGGTCTTCTATCTGGTGGCTAGCGCGATCTTCCGTGACGGGCTGGCCGGGGTGTTCGCGTTCGGTGCGGTGCTCGGCGTCAACGTCTACGGCATCTCGGCCGGCGACGTGCTCATCTTCGGGGTGGCCGCCAGCGTGGTGGCCGCACTCGGGGCCATCGCCGGGGGCCTGCTCGACGACCGGATCGGGTCCAAGACCGTCATCGTCGGCTCACTAGTGGCGATGATCGCCGCCGGCACCACGTTGATGACGCTGTCGGGCCCAGGGGCGTTCTGGGCCTGCGGGCTGGTGCTGTGTCTGTTCATCGGGCCGACCCAGTCCTCGGCGCGCACCCTGCTGCTGCGGATGGCCCAAGAAGGACGGGAGGGGTTCGAAGGGGTGGCGTTCGGCCTCTACACGATGACCGGTCGGGCGGTGTCGTTCCTGGCGCCGTGGCTGTTCTCGGTCTTCGTCGACGTCTTCGGCGCCGACCGGGCGGGCATGGGCGGACTGTGCACCGTCCTGCTGCTCGGTCTGCTGGCGCTGCTGCCGGTGCGGGTCAGCAGGGTTTGACGGCGATCCGCTTCGCCCGGCTTCGCCGCGCTTGCGATCGCCTTAGCCAGCTGCCGCGCACACCGTGAGAATCGAACCGGTGCGCTGACGGACCTGGGCGCCGTCCACCGATACCGAGCAGGTGATCTGCTCGCCGAAATTGACCACCGTGACCGCCGCAGCCGTCGTCGCCGGTGGCGTCAATGTCACCTGCTTGGTCCACGGCAGGGACACATTGAACTCGGTCTGCAAAATCCCGCCGGAATCGATGTAGGCGATGCTCAGCGCCCGACCGGTCCCGCTCACGCTGTAGACGATCGTCTCGGGCACCCCGGCGGTGGTCGACGTCGTCGGCGGCGCCGTGGTTGTGGTGCTGGGCGCGGGGGTCTTCGACGGCGACGGAGTGGTGGTGGGGATGCGCTTGGGCACCGGCGTGCTCGGGGCGGTCGGCAACGGGGTCACCGGCGTGACGGTGGCCGAATTGCGCTGCGAGCCATTGGCGATCACTAGGGCGATCACCATGCCGACCACCAGCAACACGGCGGCACCGGCCACCAGGAACAGCCAGTTCGGAAACCGCGGAGGCTCCGGCGGTCCACCCTCGCCGCCGCCTACGGGTTCACCCGGAGGGGGCTGGGGCGCCTCCCAGTGCTGCCGCGGCAATTGCTCGGTCGGGTGGGGAGCCTGCGGCGGATAACCGGACGGGTACGACGGGAGCTGTCCGGCGTAGGCCGGGTCGACGTAGGGCGGATAGCCGGAAGTCGGCGGCTCAGACGCTCCACCTCGCTGCCAGGGCTGATTTGTGCCCTCCGGTCGATACGGATCGGTCATGCCCACCTCATGGCTTGCAGGGTACCTGCGCCGGGCGTCTGCGGCCGGGACGTCGGCGCGCCGTCCTAAATTCCGGCCGCGCCCAGCGCGCTGATAGTCATCGCCCGCAACACCGCTCGCGAGCGCTCCGGGCCGGCCGACTTGGCGCCACTGGGCTTCATGCTGTGCGGGGTCGAATTCAGCAAACCGAACGCGGCGTGGGCCATCAACCGTGCATCGGCTTCGGCCAGCTCTGGGTGCAGCGCGCGCAACACGCTCACCCACACTTCGACGTACTGCCGCTGGGCGCTGCGCACCTGACGCTGCGCGGCGGCCGGCAGATGCGCCAAGTCACGGTCCTGGATCCGGATCAGGTCCGGCTCGCCGAGGGCGAAATCGAGATGAAAATCGACCAGGCCGTCCAGCACTTCCTGCGGACTATCGCCACCCGCTTCGACGGCGCGCGCCCCGGCGAGCAACCGGGTGCTGATACCGACGAGCAACTCGACCAGCAGGGCCTCCTTGCCTGCGAAGTGCCGGTAGATGGCCGGGCCGCTGACTCCTGCGGCCGCACCGATGTCCTCCAACCGCACCGCCGGGTAGCCGCCCTGGGCGAAGAGGCGTTCGGCGGCCGCGAGCAACTGGCTACGCCGGTCGGACTTCAGTCGGCTGCGCCGGTTGGCCGGCTCGTCGTTGCCCGCCGAGTTGGCCGAGATGGACTCCGGAATGGAAGAAGCCATCACGTCTCCGCTCCGTCGTGGACATCTCAGTTAATGGCCACTAACGTAACACCCGCCGCCGCGGAACACATCCGGCTTCGGGCGGCACCGGTGGAGGGGCCGATGGCAACTGCGGTACCCGCGGCGCAGAACGACTTGTCCTACGCCCGCGGCGAGGACCAGCCCGCCCTGTTGGAGACGACGATCGGCGCCACTCTCGCGGCGATCGCCGGCGTATTTCCCGAACGCGATGCGTTGGTTGACGTTCCGTCGGGTCGGCGCTGGAGCTACGCCGAGCTGCTAGCTGGTGTGCGTGGCCTGGCGACCGGCCTGCTGCAGGCCGGCATCAGCACCGGGGATCGGGTGGGCATCTGGGCGCCCAACTGCGCTGAATGGGTGCTGACCCAGTACGCCACCGCCGAGATCGGTGCGGTTCTGGTCAACATCAATCCCGCCTACCGCTCCCACGAACTGGCCTTTGCGCTCAAGCAGTCCGGGGTCGCGATGGTCATCTCGGCGGAGCGTTTCAAGACTTCCGACTACGCCGGAATGCTGCGGGAGGTGGGCCCCGAATGTCCGGATCTGCGCGAGGCGGTGTTCATCGGCGGCTCCCGGTGGCAGGAGCTGGCCGGCACGCCGATTGATTCGAAGGCGCTGACGCAGGTGGCCGCGACACTGCATGCTCAGGATCCGATCAATATCCAATACACCTCGGGCACAACGGGTTACCCCAAGGGTGCGACGCTCAGTCACCGCAACATCCTCAACAACGGCTACCTGGTCGGCGAGCTGCTCGGCTACACCGAAACGGACCGGATCTGCCTTCCGGTGCCGCTGTATCACTGCTTCGGACTGGTGATGGGGAGCCTGGCGGCGACCAGTCACGGCGCGGCCATCGTCTTGCCGGGGCCCGGTTTCGATCCGGCGGCGACGCTGCGGGCCGTGCAGGACGAGGGCTGCACCAGCCTCTACGGGGTGCCGACGATGTTCATCGCTGAGCTCGGCCTGGCGGACTTCGGCGAATACGACCTCACCAGCCTGCGCACCGGGATCATGGCGGGATCGCCGTGTCCGGCCGAGGTGATGCGACGGGTCATCGACGACATGCACATGGCCGGGGTCGCGATCTGTTACGGCATGACCGAGACCTCCCCGGTGTCAACCCAAACCCGCAGTGCAGACTCGCTGGTGCAGCGAGTCGAGACCGTCGGGCAGGTCGGCCCGCACCTGGAGATCAAGCTCACCGACGCGGTCACCGGTGCGACGGTGCCGCGCGGGCAGGTCGGCGAGCTGTGCACCCGCGGCTACTCGGTGATGACCGGCTACTGGAACGACCCGGACAAGACCGCGGCGGCCATCGACGCCGAAGGTTGGATGCACACCGGGGATCTGGCCGTGATGGACGGCGACGGCTACGTGCGCATCACCGGGCGGATCAAGGACATGGTGATCCGCGGCGGGGAGAACATCTACCCGCGCGAGATCGAGGAATTCCTCTACACCCACCCCGACATCCGCGACGCCCAGGTCATCGGCGTGCCCGACGAAACCTACGGCGAGGAGCTGATGGCGGTGGTGATGATGCGCGACGGAGCGCCGCCGCTGACCGTCGAGCGGCTGCGGGAGTTCTGCACCGGCCGGCTCGCACACTTCAAGGTGCCGCGGTACGTGCGGGTCGTGACCGAGTTTCCGATGACGGTCACCGGCAAGGTCCGCAAGGACGAGATGCGCCAGCAGGCGATCGAGCATTTGGCCGGCGGCTGACAGGGCCGCTCGAGAATGGTATTCTCTGGCATCAGTTAATGGAAATTAACTGAAATGAGGAGGCGCGAGTGGCGATAGACAAGGTCGTGGCGACGGCGGCAGAGGCCGTGGCCGACGTGACCGACGGCGCGTCACTAGCTGTGGGCGGGTTCGGGCTCTGCGGCATCCCAGAGGCATTGATCGAGGCCCTGCTACAGCTCGGGGTCACCGATCTGGAGACGGTGTCGAACAACTGCGGTGTCGACGGCGTCGGGCTCGGTGTGCTGTTGGAGCACAAGCGCATCCGCCGCACCGTCAGCTCCTACGTGGGCGAGAACAAGGAATTCGCCCGCCAATTCCTCTCCGGTGAGCTCGAGGTGGAGCTGACCCCGCAGGGCACCCTCGCCGAGCGGCTGCGTGCCGGCGGCGCCGGCATCCCGGCGTTCTACACGCCCACCGGCGTGGGCACCCAGGTTGCCGACGGAGGTTTGCCGTGGCGCTACGACGGCGCCGGCGGAGTGGCCGTGGCATCGCCGCCGAAAGAGACCCGAGAGTTCGACGGCCGAACCTATGTCCTGGAGCGGGCGATCCGCACCGACTTCGCGCTGGTGCACGCCTGGAAAGGCGACCGGCACGGCAACCTCGTCTACCGCGAGGCCGCCGCCAACTTCAACCCGGACTGCGCTGCGGCCGGCCGGATCACCATCGCCGAGGTCGAGCACCTGGTCGAGCCCGGTGAGATCTGCCCCGCCGAGGTGCACACCCAGGGAGTCTTCGTGCACCGGGTGGTGCACGTGCCCAATCCGATCAAGCGAATCGAGCGGGAGACGGTGCGCGCGTCATGACCCTGACAAGAGACGAGTTGGCCGCACGGGTGGCCGCCGAGCTGCGCGACGGCCAGTACGTCAACCTCGGCATCGGACTGCCCACTTTGATTCCCAACCACATCCCCGACGGTGTCAGCGTGGTCTTGCACTCGGAGAACGGAATCCTCGGGGTCGGTCCCTACCCGCTGCGCGAAGACCTCGACGCCGACCTGATCAACGCCGGCAAGGAAACCGTCACCACCTTGCCCGGCGCATCCTTCTTCTCGTCGTCGGCATCGTTCGGAGTCATCCGCGGTGGCCACCTCGACGTGGCGGTCCTTGGCGCCATGCAGGTTTCGGCCGCCGGCGACCTGGCCAACTGGATGATCCCCGGCAAGATGATCAAGGGCATGGGCGGGGCGATGGACCTGGTGCACGGAGCGCGCCGGGTGATCGTGATGATGGAACACGCCGCCAAAGACGGCAGCGCCAAGATCGTCGAGCAGTGCACACTGCCGCTCACCGGTGCCCGCTGCGTCAACCGGATCATCACCGACCTGGCCGTCATCGACGTCATCGAGGACGGCCTGCAGCTGATCGAGACCGCCCCGGGCGTCACCGTCGAGGAAGTCGTCGCGAAAACCGATGCCTCGCTGGATCTTTCGATGCTGTCATGACCGCACCGGCATTCGCTGACGAACACCGGCGGTTGGTCGCTGAACTCAAGACCAAGCTGGCGGCGGCCGCGCTCGGCGGCAACGAGCAGTCCCGCCAGCGCCATGTGGCGCGCGGAAAACTGTTGCCCCGCGACCGCGTTGACCGACTGCTGGACCCCGGCAGCCCGTTCCTGGAACTGGCGCCGCTGGCCGCCGACGGGATGTACGACGACGAGTGCCCCGGCGCGGGGATCATCACCGGCATCGGGCGGGTGTCCGGCCGCGAATGCGTGATCGTCGCCAATGACGCCACCGTCAAGGGCGGCACCTACTACCCGGTGACGGTCAAAAAACACCTGCGCGCCCAAGAGGTGGCACTGGGCAACCGACTGCCCTGCCTGTACCTGGTGGACTCCGGGGGAGCGTTCCTGCCCCGCCAGGACGAAGTCTTCCCCGACCGTGAGCACTTCGGCCGCATCTTCTTCAACCAGGCCACCATGAGCGCTGCTGGCATTCCGCAGATCGCGGCGGTGCTCGGTTCGTGCACCGCGGGCGGCGCCTACGTTCCGGCGATGAGCGATGAGGCCGTCATCGTTCGGGAGCAGGGGACCATCTTCCTCGGTGGACCGCCGCTGGTGAAGGCCGCCACCGGCGAAGTGGTAACCGCCGAAGAACTCGGCGGCGGAGAGCTGCACTCCAAGGTCTCCGGGGTCACCGACTATCTGGCCGATGACGACGAGCACGCGTTGCGCATCGTGCGCCAGATCGCGGCGACCTTCGGGCCGCGCCCCGAAAGCCCCTGGGATATCAGCGACTCCGTCCCGCCCCAGCATGACCCGGCCGAGCTCTACGACGTGGTTCCCCCCGACCCGCGGGTGCCCTACGACGTGCGCCAGGTGATCGTGCGGCTCGTCGACGGCAGTGAGTTCAGCGAGTTCAAGGCCGAGTACGGCAAAACCCTGGTGACCGCGTTCGCGCGCATCCACGGCCACCCGGTCGGCATCATCGCCAACAACGGAGTGCTGTTCGGTGAATCCGCCGTCAAAGGGTCGCACTTCATCGAACTGTGCGACAAGCGCTCGATCCCCCTGGTGTTCCTGCAGAACATCGCCGGGTTCATGGTCGGCCGCGACTACGAGGCCGGTGGCATCGCCAAGCACGGCGCCAAGATGGTCACCGCGGTGGCCTGTGCACGCGTGCCCAAGCTGACCGTCGTGATCGGCGGGTCCTACGGGGCAGGAAACTACTCCATGTGCGGGAGGGCGTATTCGCCGCGGTTCCTGTGGATGTGGCCCAACGCCCGGATCTCGGTGATGGGCGGCGAGCAGGCCGCCTCGGTGCTGGCCACCGTGCGCAGCGATCAACTCGACGCCGCCGGCAGGCCTTGGTCGGCGGCCGATGAGGAAGCCTTCAAGGCCCCGATCCGCGAGCAGTACGAGGTGCAGGGTAACCCGTACTACTCGACCGCGCGGTTGTGGGACGACGGGATCATCGACCCGGCCGACACCAGAACAGTGCTGGGACTGGCGCTTTCGGTCTGCTCGAACGCGCCTTTGGACCCGGTCTCCTACGGCGTATTCCGGATGTGACCCAGATGAATTCAGCCATGTTCAAAACCGTCTTGATAGCCAACCGCGGTGAG includes these proteins:
- a CDS encoding MFS transporter encodes the protein MGEPGADKPGRSRIVAWALWDTGAAGISAIVVTFVYSVYLTSSVGRELPGEVSPASWLGRTLAISGLTVAAVAPVIGVWVAAPHRRRVTLAVLTGTAAVLTASMSLIRDEPAYLAPGLLLLALTAACGDLASVPYNAMLRQLSTPQNSGRISGFGWAAGYAGSVVLLLLVYVGCIAGSGPTRGLLRLSTEGGHNIRVAMLLAAAWLTVFALPLLLTAHRLAGESEAPAPRLGFFGGYRQLWRDITAEWHRDRNLVFYLVASAIFRDGLAGVFAFGAVLGVNVYGISAGDVLIFGVAASVVAALGAIAGGLLDDRIGSKTVIVGSLVAMIAAGTTLMTLSGPGAFWACGLVLCLFIGPTQSSARTLLLRMAQEGREGFEGVAFGLYTMTGRAVSFLAPWLFSVFVDVFGADRAGMGGLCTVLLLGLLALLPVRVSRV
- a CDS encoding SACE_7040 family transcriptional regulator, which codes for MASSIPESISANSAGNDEPANRRSRLKSDRRSQLLAAAERLFAQGGYPAVRLEDIGAAAGVSGPAIYRHFAGKEALLVELLVGISTRLLAGARAVEAGGDSPQEVLDGLVDFHLDFALGEPDLIRIQDRDLAHLPAAAQRQVRSAQRQYVEVWVSVLRALHPELAEADARLMAHAAFGLLNSTPHSMKPSGAKSAGPERSRAVLRAMTISALGAAGI
- a CDS encoding alkaline phosphatase family protein — protein: MTKVKRFLCGATVAGLVAGTGAVVGAQTGLSAVTADWMLAAEHVLLIGTDGTNLDKILEYAYNDGSGFKTAMDQGITGTASLVNHTTFSGPSWSTILTGVWDDKHGVTNNLFSPEPYNQWPTVFNLLEYYKPEINTTVIADWDYINDIAAAGGYPVDNNVFVPFETNWADADALVTSQTIAQILATADNPDDISNFLFSYQVQVDEAGHAFGGGSAEYAQAVVNVGANIQQILAAVAQVKAITGDDWSIIITTDHGHQQSHDILGHGFQSPNETSSFVIFDQAGDHATDGSQNLNYSTVDITPTILSLFGVPMRSDFDGVSMANDPSILNSIVTPADLKQALLAALANYGYPNIGNDIELAIRTVVTSIPYGLNLVVTEIDKLLQSIVDQDIFLISGLAQFAQQINDFVGGLVVDTSVALARGVAFLTGSGVIEPTDPPLPLPGASEFSDPWGLLAAGVNLFAPDQSVGDLELPWLLDA
- the cmrA gene encoding mycolate reductase (Catalyzes the final step in mycolic acid biosynthesis.) yields the protein MPIPAPSPDARAVVTGASQGIGEALATELAARGHALIITARREDVLNDVAARLRDKYQVAVEVRAVDLADPPARDAFCAELAEREISVLCANAGTATFGPISGLDPAAEKAQVQLNAVAVHDLVLAVLPGMLARRAGGILISGSAAGNSPIPNNATYAATKAFANTFSESLRGELLKSGVHVTLLAPGPVRAEMPDATEASLVDRLIPDFLWISTQHTAKLSLDALARNKMRVVPGITSKAMSMASGYAPRAIVTPIVGAVYKKLGGG
- a CDS encoding helicase HerA-like domain-containing protein; the protein is MSPESAANAAQQIAAGYVADGQALELGTVVIDDTADASAQVRIPLATINRHGLVAGATGTGKTKTLQVIAEQLSAAGVPVLMADVKGDLSGLSRAGEAGDKITQRATETGDDWTPTAFPAEFLSLGTGGLGIPVRATISSFGPILLSKVLGLNSTQESTLGLIFHWADQNGYLLLDLKDLRSVITFLTSDAGKPQLKNIGGVSAQTAGVILRALVNLEAEGGDTFFGEPELKPEDLLRTDSQGRGIISLLELGDQAARPVLFSTFLMWVLADLFTLLPEVGDVDKPKLVFFFDEAHLLFTDASKAFLQQVEQTVKLIRSKGVGVFFCTQLPTDVPNSVLSQLGARIQHALRAFTPDDQAALSKTVRTYPKTKVYDLESALTSLGIGEAIVTVLSEKGAPTPVAWTRLRAPRSLMASVGDAAITAAATASPLHAVYSETVDRESAYEILSGKLAAGEGSAPPSDAQGYDGVPPPPKVHWWTRFGRWLAHFLSTREGKQVTRAVTTVVVGQITRGAMGTGRRRR
- the orn gene encoding oligoribonuclease; this translates as MSAARDELVWIDCEMTGLDLGSDKLIEIAALVTDGELNILGDGIDVVIHADDADLDAMSPVVTDMHTRSGLIDEVRASTVDLATAEAMVLDYIRTHVKQARTAPLAGNSIGTDRGFLARDMVALNDYLHYRMIDVSSIKELCRRWYPRIYFGQPEKGLAHRALADIHESIRELKYYRRTAFVAPPGPSTSDIAAVAGELGPPVDAPDDIDSVAERPSG
- a CDS encoding DUF732 domain-containing protein; translation: MFAVRMLTGVGTAFVATLMAVAPPVHADYDSFYKYLEDHGTMRFEFPGGLFANATQMCQMLRGGASPDDVRRMPFGAMDVAGVLDAAQHEICPDTLR
- a CDS encoding MmpS family transport accessory protein, whose product is MTDPYRPEGTNQPWQRGGASEPPTSGYPPYVDPAYAGQLPSYPSGYPPQAPHPTEQLPRQHWEAPQPPPGEPVGGGEGGPPEPPRFPNWLFLVAGAAVLLVVGMVIALVIANGSQRNSATVTPVTPLPTAPSTPVPKRIPTTTPSPSKTPAPSTTTTAPPTTSTTAGVPETIVYSVSGTGRALSIAYIDSGGILQTEFNVSLPWTKQVTLTPPATTAAAVTVVNFGEQITCSVSVDGAQVRQRTGSILTVCAAAG